A genomic segment from Danio aesculapii chromosome 17, fDanAes4.1, whole genome shotgun sequence encodes:
- the map7a gene encoding ensconsin isoform X1: MPAHLSLAEQEREWRRTGRTVEMGFKAISQKGQLKTCDTAKKQRDSRSEVKTTVLDHKRKACTPLQSKPPQMKINTQNGNNTESNVLKVDERLRMARERREAYQKQLALRERGWLAREERAKQIYEKHLEERRKKLEEQRQREERRRTAVEEKRRQRLKEERERYEYVVRKTNEKSLKAKQKPGHCLRKVTKNDNKNAKRRSLSQWEIDLVRRLQTPTVSYLARSRSAVCLSQDTVVHVCRRSVSCHTMNSSTNKHCGKVPNRPAGSNVTIRRTTNRELVAKGDTEGQDLKKLQLQRSTTTTEIKPKQDTKPPENTVLATSWLQNRSHVRKATLKQDSLPPLPEEEDLQPEHELSSGHTQSEKTQCLKNNPLQLSTASNGPLHPPQNSQIPNGPSQIADSAQARPTSWTKDPEEASRILAEKRRQARLQKEKEEEERRQKEETERKRREELARRRAEERARQEAEALRLEEEKRKREEEEQLKAAEENARRQKEEENRLQQQREDEARQSVLAEQQRVEREIRFQKEEAERQERKKRLEQIMKRTRKADSVDKKAASVKDNLPCENVNPVIRLAGPGKTPKLELRDEEDMLPTVAFKERRSFRSLSGLDEIQTHQQTEVI, from the exons ATAGCAGATCTGAAGTTAAAACTACAGTCCTGGATCATAAAAGAAAAGCATGTACACCATTGCAGTCTAAACCACCACAGATGAAAATCAACACACAGAACGGAAATAATACAG AGTCAAATGTGCTTAAAGTGGACGAGAGACTGCGAATGGCCAGGGAACGCAGAGAGGCGTACCAGAAACAGCTGG CTCTGCGCGAGCGCGGCTGGCTGGCGAGGGAGGAACGAGCCAAGCAGATCTATGAAAAACACCTGGAGGAGCGACGCAAGAAACTGGAGGAGCAGCGGCAAAGAGAGGAGAGGAGGAGGACAGCAGTCGAGGAGAAACGCAGACAGAGGCTCAAAGAAGAAAGA GAGCGTTACGAGTATGTGGTGCGGAAGACAAATGAGAAAAGCCTGAAGGCCAAACAGAAACCAGGCCACTGCTTACGAAAGGTCACCAAGAATGACAACAAAAATG CTAAACGCCGCTCTCTTAGTCAGTGGGAAATTGACCTCGTCCGCCGTCTTCAAACTCCTACTGTCTCTTATCTAGCCAGAAGCAGGAGCGCTGTGTGTCTGTCACAAGACACAG tGGTTCATGTTTGTCGTCGTTCAGTCTCATGTCATACCATGAACTCCAGCACCAACAAGCATTGTGGGAAAGTGCCGAACAGACCTGCAGGCTCAAACGTCACCATCCGCAGAACCACCAACAGAGAGCTG GTGGCAAAAGGCGATACTGAAGGACAAGACTTGAAAAAGTTACAACTTCAGAGATCAACTACAACAACTGAAATCAAGCCCAAACAGGACACGAAACCACCAGAGAATACAGTCCTCGCAACATCATG GTTGCAGAACAGATCACATGTCAGAAAAGCCACACTAAAGCAGGACAGTTTGCCTCCTCTGCCTGAAGAGGAGGATCTGCAACCAGAACATGAACTATCCTCTGGTCATACGCAATCTGAAAAAACACAATGTCTGAAAAATAATCCACTCCAGTTGAGCACAGCTAGTAATGGGCCTCTGCATCCACCACAAAACTCTCAGATTCCTAATG GACCAAGCCAAATAGCTGACAGTGCTCAAGCCAGACCTACTTCTTGGACTAAAGACCCAGAGGAGGCCTCTCGCATACTGGCTGAGAAACGACGACAAGCTAGACTCCAGAAAGAGAAGGAAGAGGAGGAGCGCAGACAGAAAGAGGAGACAGAGAG AAAGAGGCGAGAAGAACTGGCACGTCGGAGAGCCGAAGAACGAGCCCGCCAGGAAGCAGAGGCTTTAAGACTGGAGGAGGAAAAGAGGAAGAGAGAGGAAGAAGAGCAACTGAAGGCTGCAGAGGAAAATGCTCGCAGACAGAAAGAGGAGGAAAACAGGCTTCAACAGCAG AGAGAGGATGAGGCTCGTCAGAGTGTGTTGGCAGAACAGCAGAGAGTGGAAAGAGAGATTCGTTTCCAGAAAGAGGAGGCTGAACGCCAAGAAAGAAAAAAG CGCTTGGAACAAATCATGAAAAGAACGAGAAAGGCGGACTCTGTAGACAAG AAAGCCGCATCAGTGAAGGACAACTTGCCTTGTGAAAACGTGAACCCTGTAATCAGGCTAGCAGGTCCAGGAAAAACGCCAAAGCTGGAGCTGAGGGACGAGGAAGATATGCTTCCTACAGTGGCCTTCAAGGAGCGCAGATCTTTCCGCAGCCTTTCTGGCCTGGATGAGATACAAACCCATCAGCAAACTG aagTTATTTAA
- the map7a gene encoding ensconsin isoform X2, whose translation MPAHLSLAEQEREWRRTGRTVEMGFKAISQKGQLKTCDTAKKQRDSRSEVKTTVLDHKRKACTPLQSKPPQMKINTQNGNNTESNVLKVDERLRMARERREAYQKQLALRERGWLAREERAKQIYEKHLEERRKKLEEQRQREERRRTAVEEKRRQRLKEERERYEYVVRKTNEKSLKAKQKPGHCLRKVTKNDNKNVSCHTMNSSTNKHCGKVPNRPAGSNVTIRRTTNRELVAKGDTEGQDLKKLQLQRSTTTTEIKPKQDTKPPENTVLATSWLQNRSHVRKATLKQDSLPPLPEEEDLQPEHELSSGHTQSEKTQCLKNNPLQLSTASNGPLHPPQNSQIPNGPSQIADSAQARPTSWTKDPEEASRILAEKRRQARLQKEKEEEERRQKEETERKRREELARRRAEERARQEAEALRLEEEKRKREEEEQLKAAEENARRQKEEENRLQQQREDEARQSVLAEQQRVEREIRFQKEEAERQERKKRLEQIMKRTRKADSVDKKAASVKDNLPCENVNPVIRLAGPGKTPKLELRDEEDMLPTVAFKERRSFRSLSGLDEIQTHQQTEVI comes from the exons ATAGCAGATCTGAAGTTAAAACTACAGTCCTGGATCATAAAAGAAAAGCATGTACACCATTGCAGTCTAAACCACCACAGATGAAAATCAACACACAGAACGGAAATAATACAG AGTCAAATGTGCTTAAAGTGGACGAGAGACTGCGAATGGCCAGGGAACGCAGAGAGGCGTACCAGAAACAGCTGG CTCTGCGCGAGCGCGGCTGGCTGGCGAGGGAGGAACGAGCCAAGCAGATCTATGAAAAACACCTGGAGGAGCGACGCAAGAAACTGGAGGAGCAGCGGCAAAGAGAGGAGAGGAGGAGGACAGCAGTCGAGGAGAAACGCAGACAGAGGCTCAAAGAAGAAAGA GAGCGTTACGAGTATGTGGTGCGGAAGACAAATGAGAAAAGCCTGAAGGCCAAACAGAAACCAGGCCACTGCTTACGAAAGGTCACCAAGAATGACAACAAAAATG TCTCATGTCATACCATGAACTCCAGCACCAACAAGCATTGTGGGAAAGTGCCGAACAGACCTGCAGGCTCAAACGTCACCATCCGCAGAACCACCAACAGAGAGCTG GTGGCAAAAGGCGATACTGAAGGACAAGACTTGAAAAAGTTACAACTTCAGAGATCAACTACAACAACTGAAATCAAGCCCAAACAGGACACGAAACCACCAGAGAATACAGTCCTCGCAACATCATG GTTGCAGAACAGATCACATGTCAGAAAAGCCACACTAAAGCAGGACAGTTTGCCTCCTCTGCCTGAAGAGGAGGATCTGCAACCAGAACATGAACTATCCTCTGGTCATACGCAATCTGAAAAAACACAATGTCTGAAAAATAATCCACTCCAGTTGAGCACAGCTAGTAATGGGCCTCTGCATCCACCACAAAACTCTCAGATTCCTAATG GACCAAGCCAAATAGCTGACAGTGCTCAAGCCAGACCTACTTCTTGGACTAAAGACCCAGAGGAGGCCTCTCGCATACTGGCTGAGAAACGACGACAAGCTAGACTCCAGAAAGAGAAGGAAGAGGAGGAGCGCAGACAGAAAGAGGAGACAGAGAG AAAGAGGCGAGAAGAACTGGCACGTCGGAGAGCCGAAGAACGAGCCCGCCAGGAAGCAGAGGCTTTAAGACTGGAGGAGGAAAAGAGGAAGAGAGAGGAAGAAGAGCAACTGAAGGCTGCAGAGGAAAATGCTCGCAGACAGAAAGAGGAGGAAAACAGGCTTCAACAGCAG AGAGAGGATGAGGCTCGTCAGAGTGTGTTGGCAGAACAGCAGAGAGTGGAAAGAGAGATTCGTTTCCAGAAAGAGGAGGCTGAACGCCAAGAAAGAAAAAAG CGCTTGGAACAAATCATGAAAAGAACGAGAAAGGCGGACTCTGTAGACAAG AAAGCCGCATCAGTGAAGGACAACTTGCCTTGTGAAAACGTGAACCCTGTAATCAGGCTAGCAGGTCCAGGAAAAACGCCAAAGCTGGAGCTGAGGGACGAGGAAGATATGCTTCCTACAGTGGCCTTCAAGGAGCGCAGATCTTTCCGCAGCCTTTCTGGCCTGGATGAGATACAAACCCATCAGCAAACTG aagTTATTTAA